In Ipomoea triloba cultivar NCNSP0323 chromosome 15, ASM357664v1, one genomic interval encodes:
- the LOC116006043 gene encoding RNA pseudouridine synthase 1 translates to MATQTHFEPQPTNDLNSLDNYPLPLSPPLPLVSKDVELNRALTASSRSALFSLSHNDVIFEDDWLIAVNKPQGIYCESVLSAVPNLLADTNNEHGTKVPELHLANRLDRDTSGVMVITKSHKVAAKLVKAFTEHKVRKTYLALCVGPAPKWGQIIVRSGHGRSKHGAWRVYAASDVGRTLPGGSVVKDMQTSFQALSINGFGCLEAISESGKEGGGDLLIVEEKSPVDFDMKKDEILIRACPQSGRTHQIRLHCQYLGIPIRGDIKYEGVYEWKGKTYDGHELHAETLSFTHPVSGQSILLQAPLPLWANQALGLQR, encoded by the exons ATGGCAACCCAAACTCACTTTGAACCTCAACCTACCAACGACCTTAACAGTCTCGATAACTACCCACTGCCGCTGTCTCCGCCGCTTCCGTTAGTGTCCAAGGACGTAGAGCTGAACAGGGCCTTGACGGCGTCGTCGAGATCGGctttgttttctctctctcacaACGATGTCATCTTCGAAGACGACTGGCTCATCGCCGTCAACAAGCCTCAAGGAATCTATTGCGAAAGTGTATTGTCTGCTGTCCCCAATCTTCTCGCCGATACGAACAACGAACACG GGACCAAAGTTCCAGAACTGCATCTAGCTAATAGACTTGATCGCGACACAAGTGGTGTAATGGTAATCACCAAATCACACAAAGTAGCTGCTAAGCTTGTTAAAGCTTTTACAGAGCATAAGGTTAGGAAAACATATCTTGCTTTGTGTGTTGGACCAGCACCAAAATGGGGACAAATCATTGTGAGATCAGGACATGGCCGGTCAAAACATGGAGCCTGGCGTGTTTATGCTGCATCAGATGTGGGTCGGACACTGCCAGGTGGATCAGTTGTTAAAGACATGCAGACTTCTTTCCAAGCGCTATCTATTAATGGATTTGGATGCTTGGAGGCAATATCTGAATCTGGAAAAGAGGGAGGAGGAGATTTACTAATTGTTGAAGAGAAATCTCCAGTTGACTTTGATATGAAGAAAGATGAGATTTTGATTAGGGCATGCCCTCAGAGTGGAAGAACCCATCAAATTCGCCTGCACTGCCAGTACCTTGGAATTCCTATTAGAGGAGACATAAAATATGAGGGGGTGTATGAGTGGAAGGGTAAAACATATGATGGCCATGAACTCCATGCGGAAACTTTATCATTCACACATCCTGTTTCTGGCCAATCTATTCTGCTTCAGGCACCTCTGCCATTATGGGCAAACCAAGCCTTGGGACTACAACGATAG